One Thermodesulfobacteriota bacterium genomic window, CGAGGCCGAGGCCAAAGCGGCGGCGGAGCAGGCCGCCGCTCCGGCTGCCCCGCAGGCCGTTCCCGGCCTGGCCACCGAAACCGTGCCCCTGACCGAGCGGGCCAAGCGGGTCGCCCCGGACGCCTACACCGAGAAGTACAGCGGCCGCATCCGCACCGTCACCCTGGGCGCCGGCCCCAAGGCCCTGGCAGCCGGCGGCGCCTCGGCCCTGCCCTTCCATCTCTTCGAGGGCGAGATGCCCCAAAAGCCGCTCCTGGCCATGGATGTCCTGGACATGGCGCCGGAGGACTGGCCCCAGAGCCTGACCCGCCATTTCGCCGGGGTCCTGGACAATCCCGTGGCCTGGGCCAAGCAATGCATCGACACCTGTCAGGCCGAGGCGATCTGCCTGTCGCTGGCCAGCACCGACCCCAACGGCCGCAACCGGCCGGCCGCCGAGGCGGCCAAGACAGCGGCGGCTGTGGTGGCGGCCCTGGACGTACCGGTCATCCTCTGGGGCTGCGGCAACGCCGACAAGGACACCGAGACCTTGCGGGAGGTGACGGCGGTGATCGGCGACAAGAAGGTCTGCCTGGCGCCCCTCACCGATGCCAACTACCGCTCCCTGGGCGCTACGGCCATGGCCTTTGGCCACACCCTCACCGCCTCCTCGCCCATCGACGTCAACCTGGCCAAGCAGCTCAACATCCTCCTGGAGAACCTGGGCGTCTCCCTGGACAACGTCCTGGTGGACCCGTCCATCGGCGGTCTGGGCTACGGCATCGAGTACACCTACTCGGTCATGGAGCGGATCCGGCTGGCAGCCCTGACCCAGAAGGACGAGAAGCTCCAGGTGCCGTTCATCTGCAACCTGGGCCGGGAGGTCTGGAAGAGCAAGGAGACCCGCCTGCCCACCGATGCCGTGCTGGGTGATCAGGAACGGCGGGGGGTGCTCATGGAGGCGATCACGGCCGTTTGTATGCTCATGGCCGGCGGCGAGGTGCTGATCATGCGGCATCCCACCGCGGTGGCCCTCACCAGGACCCTCATTGACGGCCTGTCCGCCTGAAGCCAGCGGCAGGACGCGCATTCTCCAGAACTCTCGGCGAAGGAGCATAACGATGTCACGGATCATCTGTTCAGCGGCCATCCGGGGCGCCCACAAGATCGTGGACATGGCCCAGGAGCGCTATGAGGCGGCGGTCAAGAGGTTTGGGGCCGAGCACGAGGTCGCTTTTCCCAACACCGCCTATTTCCTGCCCATCATCTATTCCATGCTGGGCGCCAAGGTGGAGCGGCTGGGGGACATGGCCGACATCTTCCAGGAATGCCGGCGGCTTCTGCCCATGAACGTCCGGGAGGAGGTCTGGCTGCCCTACCTGGCCCCGGCCCTGGATGCCGGTATGGCCACCTTCTTCGCCGAGGAGATGTTCGAGGCGGTCCGCTACCTGGAGGAGCCCAACCTCTACACCAGGACCGAGGATCCGGCCGCGGACAACATCTGGCTGGGAGCGGCGGACGACATCATCTTCCGCAAGCGGGGGGTGGAGTTCGTGGACGGCACCGCGCCGGGCTTTGCCGCCATCATGGGCGCGCCGCCGGACAAGGAGACCGCCAGCCGCATCGCCCTGGAGCTGCAGGAGAAGAACCTCTACATCTTCATGCACGACCAGACCGACGGCCGGCGCATGCCCGAGCTGCTCAGGGCCAACGGGGTGCAGATCGGCTGGGGCACCCGGCTGGTCCCCTTCGGTGCCAGCTACACCACCGCGGTGTTTGCCATCGGCTTCGCCTGCCGGGTGGCCATGGCCTTTGGCGGCGTCAAGCCCGGCGACTTCCGTTCCAACCTCCTCTACAACAAGGACCGGACCTTTGCCTTTGTCATGGCCTTCGGCCCGGTCTCCGACGAGTGGTACGCCAACGCCGCCGGCGCCATCAACTGGGGCTTCCCCACCATCTCCGATTACGACATCCCGGAGGTGCTGCCCACCGGCATCTGCACGTACGAGCACGTGGTCAGCCGGGTGCCGCATGCGGAGATCGTCCAGAAGGCCATCGAGGTGCGGGGCCTCAAGGTGGCGGTCACCAAAATCGACATCCCCCTCTCTTACGGTCCCGCTTTCGAAGGCGAGCGGATCCGCAAGGACGATCTCTATATGGAGTGCGGCGGCGGCCGCACCAGCGCCGTCGAGCTTCTGGTCTCCAAGGAGATGGACCAGGTGCAAGACGGCCTGGTCACGGTGGAAGGGCCGGACATCAAGGACATCAAGGAAGGTGGCCGGCTGCCCCTGGCCATCCTGGCCGAGGTGGCGGGCCGGGAGATGCAAAGCGACTTCGAGCCGATCCTGGAGCGGCAGTTCCACCACCTCATCAACTACATCCAGGGCATCATGCACATCGGCCAGCGGAACATCATGTGGATCCGGGTCGGCAAAGGGGCGGTGGAGAAAGGCTTCTCCTTCGCCCACGTCGGCAAGGTGCTCCACGGCAAGCTGCACCAGGAGTTCGGGGCTATCCTCGACAAGGTGCAGGTGAAGATCTACACCACCCTGGACAAGGTGGAAGAGGTCCAGGAGCTGGCCCGCCGGGTCTACGCCGAGCGGGATGCCCGCCTGGGCGACATGACCGACGAGACCGAGGAGACCTTCTACTCCTGCACCCTGTGCCAGTCCTTTGCCCCCAGCCACGTCTGCGTCATCACCCCCGAGCGGGTGGGCATGTGCGGCGCGTACAACTGGCTGGACGGCAAGGCCTCGTTCCAGATCAACCCCACCGGCCCCAACCAGCCCATTGCCAAGGGCGAGTGCCTGGATCCTGTGCTGGGCAAGTTCGCCGGCATCAACGAGTTCGTGGCCCAGGCCTCCCGGGGTGCGGTGGCCGAGGTCAGCTGCTATTCCCTCATGGTCGATCCCATGACCGCCTGCGGCTGCTTCGAGTGCATCGCCGCCTATCTGCCCAACGCCAACGGCATCATGATCGTCAACCGGGATTTCATGGGCATGACCCCATCCGGGATGAAGTTCACGACCCTGGCGGGCATGGCCGGTGGCGGCAACGTCACCCCCGGCTTCCTGGGGGTGAGCAAGCATTTCATCTGCAGCCGCAAGTTCATGAAGGCCGAGGGCGGCCTCAAGAGGGTGGTCTGGCTGCCGAAGATGCTCAAGGACGAGCTCCGGGACAAGCTCACCGCCCGGGCCAAGGAAGAAGGGGTGCCTGACCTGTTGGACATGATCGCCGACGAGACCGTGGGCACCACCGAAGAGGCGGTCCTGGCCTTCATGAAGGACAAGGGCCATCCCGCCCTGACCATGGAGGCGGTGGTCTGAAAGGCGACGGCTTGACGCTGTGGACCAGGGCATGGAGTCCATTTTGTCCCTGACGTCCATCCCGTCCATCTCGTCCGATCTGGGAACAGCACCAACAGCGAACCGCGAAGCGACACGGCCGGTGCCTCACGATTGCCGTGACCGGCAGGCCGACCAACGAGGAGAAGGACCATGGCACTGACTGGCATTCAGATCCTGAAGATGCTCCCCAAGAAGAACTGCGGGGAGTGCGGCATCCCCACCTGTCTGGCCTTTGCCATGAAGGTGGCGGCGGCTCAGATCGAGATCGGCGCCTGCCCGTACGTCAGCGACGAGGTGAAGGCCACCATCGGCGAGGCCTCGGCGCCGCCGATCCGGACGGTGAAGATCGGCGGCGGCGACCAGACCCTGGCCGTGGGCGGCGAGACCTGTCTGTTCCGGCACGAGAAGCGCTTCGAGAACCCCACCGGCATTGCCGTGCTGGTGACCACCGCCATGGCGGATGCCGAGGTGGGCGGCCGTCTGGAGCGGTTCCGCACCTTGCGCTACGAGCGGGTGGGGGTGCTGCTGAAGGCGGATCTGGTGGCGGTGCAGGATGCCACTGCAGACCGCGCCGCCTTCACCGCCCTGGTGGGCCGGGTGCTGGCCGAGGCCCCGGATGCCAAGCTCATCCTCATGGCCGATGACGGCGAGACCCTGAAGGCCGGCGCCGCTGCCTGCGGCGAGCGCAAGCCCCTGCTGTACGGCGCCACCAAGGCAACGGTGGCAGGGCTCTTGGGCCTGGCCAAGGAGAGCGGCTGCCCGCTGGCGGTGCGGGGCAGCAACCTGGACGAAACGGTGGAGATGGCCGACGGCCTGGTGCAGGCCGGCTTCAAGGACCTGGTGCTGGACACCGGCGCCCGCACCGTGCGGGCCATGTTCGAGGACTCGGTGGTCTGCCGCCGCAGCGCCATCCGGAAGAAGTTCAAGCCGTTGGGCTTCCCGACCATCACCTTCCCCTGCGAGGCGACGAGCGACCCCCTCCTGGAGGCGATGATCGCCTCGGTGCTCATCGCCAAGTATGCCGGCATCGTGGTCCTGTCCGACCTTCAGGGGGACATCCTCTTCCCCCTGCTCCTGGAGCGGCTGAACCTGTACACCGATCCCCAGCGGCCCATGGTGGTGCAGGAGGACATCTACCCCATAGGCGGCCCGGGCGAGGATTCGCCGGTGCTCATCACCTGCAATTTCTCGCTGACCTACTTCATCGTCTCCGGCGAGATCGAGGGCTCCAACGTCCCTTCCTGGCTGCTGATCAAGGATACCGAGGGCCTGTCGGTGCTCACTGCCTGGGCAGCCGGCAAGTTCGGGGCCGATCTCATCGCCGCCTTCATCAAGAAGAGCGGCATCGAGGGAAAGGTCAAGCATCGGGAGCTGGTCATCCCCGGGTATCTCGCCACCATCCAGGGCGAGTTGGAAGAGGAGCTGCCGGGCTGGACCATCACCATCGGCCCGCGGGAGGCGGGGCACCTGCCCCTCTTCCTCAAGGAGTGGCGGCCGGCGGCCTGATTGCCCCGGCCAT contains:
- a CDS encoding acetyl-CoA decarbonylase/synthase complex subunit delta; amino-acid sequence: EAEAKAAAEQAAAPAAPQAVPGLATETVPLTERAKRVAPDAYTEKYSGRIRTVTLGAGPKALAAGGASALPFHLFEGEMPQKPLLAMDVLDMAPEDWPQSLTRHFAGVLDNPVAWAKQCIDTCQAEAICLSLASTDPNGRNRPAAEAAKTAAAVVAALDVPVILWGCGNADKDTETLREVTAVIGDKKVCLAPLTDANYRSLGATAMAFGHTLTASSPIDVNLAKQLNILLENLGVSLDNVLVDPSIGGLGYGIEYTYSVMERIRLAALTQKDEKLQVPFICNLGREVWKSKETRLPTDAVLGDQERRGVLMEAITAVCMLMAGGEVLIMRHPTAVALTRTLIDGLSA
- the acsB gene encoding acetyl-CoA decarbonylase/synthase complex subunit alpha/beta, encoding MSRIICSAAIRGAHKIVDMAQERYEAAVKRFGAEHEVAFPNTAYFLPIIYSMLGAKVERLGDMADIFQECRRLLPMNVREEVWLPYLAPALDAGMATFFAEEMFEAVRYLEEPNLYTRTEDPAADNIWLGAADDIIFRKRGVEFVDGTAPGFAAIMGAPPDKETASRIALELQEKNLYIFMHDQTDGRRMPELLRANGVQIGWGTRLVPFGASYTTAVFAIGFACRVAMAFGGVKPGDFRSNLLYNKDRTFAFVMAFGPVSDEWYANAAGAINWGFPTISDYDIPEVLPTGICTYEHVVSRVPHAEIVQKAIEVRGLKVAVTKIDIPLSYGPAFEGERIRKDDLYMECGGGRTSAVELLVSKEMDQVQDGLVTVEGPDIKDIKEGGRLPLAILAEVAGREMQSDFEPILERQFHHLINYIQGIMHIGQRNIMWIRVGKGAVEKGFSFAHVGKVLHGKLHQEFGAILDKVQVKIYTTLDKVEEVQELARRVYAERDARLGDMTDETEETFYSCTLCQSFAPSHVCVITPERVGMCGAYNWLDGKASFQINPTGPNQPIAKGECLDPVLGKFAGINEFVAQASRGAVAEVSCYSLMVDPMTACGCFECIAAYLPNANGIMIVNRDFMGMTPSGMKFTTLAGMAGGGNVTPGFLGVSKHFICSRKFMKAEGGLKRVVWLPKMLKDELRDKLTARAKEEGVPDLLDMIADETVGTTEEAVLAFMKDKGHPALTMEAVV
- the acsC gene encoding acetyl-CoA decarbonylase/synthase complex subunit gamma, which translates into the protein MALTGIQILKMLPKKNCGECGIPTCLAFAMKVAAAQIEIGACPYVSDEVKATIGEASAPPIRTVKIGGGDQTLAVGGETCLFRHEKRFENPTGIAVLVTTAMADAEVGGRLERFRTLRYERVGVLLKADLVAVQDATADRAAFTALVGRVLAEAPDAKLILMADDGETLKAGAAACGERKPLLYGATKATVAGLLGLAKESGCPLAVRGSNLDETVEMADGLVQAGFKDLVLDTGARTVRAMFEDSVVCRRSAIRKKFKPLGFPTITFPCEATSDPLLEAMIASVLIAKYAGIVVLSDLQGDILFPLLLERLNLYTDPQRPMVVQEDIYPIGGPGEDSPVLITCNFSLTYFIVSGEIEGSNVPSWLLIKDTEGLSVLTAWAAGKFGADLIAAFIKKSGIEGKVKHRELVIPGYLATIQGELEEELPGWTITIGPREAGHLPLFLKEWRPAA